One genomic segment of Amycolatopsis sp. WQ 127309 includes these proteins:
- a CDS encoding FAD-dependent oxidoreductase: MPTTTADQSLWLHTVPDAPGHPPLSGAHHADVVVIGAGIAGLTTALLLARDGADVVVLEAGRVGAGVSGNNTAKVTALQSTMYSTLERTHDAEVAAGYAAAATTGVDLVALLAEEIDCDLQRAPAATFAHSEEESDTVRAEADAAVRAGLPVEWTDRLDLPFPTFGAARLAGQIVLHPAKYVRGLAAAFVTAGGRVFEHSRVGDVSLTAPYDVSTSTGTVTAAQVVVATHYPILDRGLFFARLEAQRSYCVAARLASGAPPRDLAISAGNPAWSFSRHGDLLIVGGQSHPAGQRDVGFDRYRTLADFAQRHFDVAEITHRWSAQEVVAYDELPMVGPYLPGQPSLQLATGFAKWGLAMGTVAGQVLADRISGAGSAYAGLFGPHRVSLSSTPTLLQQNAKVAKDLIGDRLVPAEAADTDDVPVDTARTLPDGVGKKGVYRDREGVLHAVSVRCTHLGCLLRFNGAERSWDCSCHGSRFDVDGAVLEGPATRSLPRRDP; encoded by the coding sequence ATGCCCACGACCACCGCGGACCAGTCCCTGTGGCTGCACACTGTGCCGGACGCCCCTGGGCACCCGCCGCTGTCCGGTGCGCACCACGCCGACGTCGTCGTGATCGGCGCGGGCATCGCCGGTCTCACCACTGCGCTGCTGCTCGCCCGCGACGGGGCCGACGTCGTCGTCCTCGAAGCCGGTCGCGTCGGCGCCGGGGTGAGCGGCAACAACACCGCGAAGGTCACCGCGCTGCAGTCCACGATGTACTCCACGCTGGAGCGCACCCACGATGCCGAGGTGGCGGCGGGTTACGCTGCGGCGGCCACCACCGGCGTCGACCTGGTGGCCCTGCTGGCCGAGGAGATCGACTGCGACCTGCAGCGCGCGCCCGCGGCGACCTTCGCCCACTCCGAAGAAGAAAGCGACACCGTCCGCGCCGAGGCCGACGCCGCCGTGCGGGCGGGACTACCGGTGGAGTGGACCGACCGGCTCGACCTGCCGTTCCCGACGTTCGGCGCAGCCCGGCTGGCCGGGCAGATCGTGTTGCACCCCGCGAAATACGTCCGCGGCCTGGCCGCGGCGTTCGTCACCGCGGGTGGGCGCGTCTTCGAGCACAGCCGGGTGGGCGACGTGTCCCTCACCGCCCCGTACGACGTCAGCACTTCGACCGGAACCGTGACCGCGGCACAGGTGGTGGTGGCGACCCACTACCCGATCCTCGACCGGGGACTGTTCTTCGCGCGCCTCGAGGCCCAGCGGTCCTACTGCGTCGCCGCCCGGCTGGCCTCCGGTGCTCCTCCACGGGACCTGGCCATCAGCGCGGGGAATCCGGCCTGGTCGTTCAGCCGCCACGGCGACCTGCTGATCGTCGGCGGGCAGAGCCACCCGGCCGGTCAGCGCGACGTCGGCTTCGACCGCTACCGCACGCTGGCCGACTTCGCGCAGCGGCACTTCGACGTCGCCGAGATCACCCACCGGTGGTCGGCGCAGGAAGTCGTGGCCTACGACGAGCTGCCGATGGTGGGTCCCTACCTGCCCGGGCAGCCGAGCCTCCAGCTGGCCACCGGCTTCGCCAAGTGGGGGCTGGCGATGGGCACCGTGGCCGGGCAGGTCCTTGCCGACCGCATCTCCGGCGCGGGCAGCGCGTACGCCGGCCTGTTCGGCCCGCACCGGGTGAGCCTGTCGAGCACACCGACGCTGCTGCAGCAGAACGCCAAGGTCGCGAAGGACCTGATCGGCGACCGGCTGGTGCCGGCCGAGGCGGCGGACACCGACGACGTCCCGGTCGACACCGCCCGCACGCTCCCCGACGGCGTCGGCAAGAAGGGCGTTTACCGCGACCGGGAGGGCGTGCTCCACGCGGTCTCGGTGCGCTGCACGCACCTGGGCTGCCTGCTGCGGTTCAACGGTGCCGAACGCAGCTGGGACTGCTCGTGCCACGGCTCCCGCTTCGACGTCGACGGCGCCGTGCTGGAGGGGCCCGCGACCCGGTCCCTCCCCCGCCGCGACCCCTGA
- a CDS encoding DUF4383 domain-containing protein, which yields MTEVRSRRSAARNAALLFGLAFLLVGVLGFVPGITAGYADLRVAGPHSGARLFGLFTVSVLHNLIHLAFGVAGVVVARSNGGSRLFLMVGGGIYVLLFVFGLAMNHDSPANFVPMDDADDWLHLGLGIAMIAAGIGTTALDRSRGRYPEPEMQGQ from the coding sequence ATGACGGAGGTCCGATCACGACGAAGCGCGGCGCGGAACGCCGCGCTGCTGTTCGGTCTGGCGTTCCTGCTCGTCGGTGTGCTGGGGTTCGTCCCGGGGATCACCGCGGGGTACGCGGACCTGCGGGTCGCCGGGCCGCACTCGGGTGCGCGCCTGTTCGGCCTGTTCACCGTGTCCGTGCTGCACAACCTCATTCACCTGGCGTTCGGGGTGGCCGGGGTGGTGGTGGCCCGGTCGAACGGCGGGTCCCGGCTGTTCCTGATGGTCGGCGGCGGGATCTACGTCCTGCTGTTCGTGTTCGGGCTGGCGATGAACCACGACAGCCCGGCCAACTTCGTCCCGATGGACGACGCCGACGACTGGCTGCACCTCGGCCTCGGCATCGCGATGATCGCCGCCGGAATCGGGACGACGGCGCTCGACCGGAGCCGGGGCCGGTACCCGGAGCCGGAGATGCAAGGACAGTGA
- a CDS encoding STAS domain-containing protein, whose translation MNDHARSAPRQYLRGRTRSFTNVVVPGRSTRTFGRPVKAVLVAADIQNPREGGIRMTEHSNTHIVTHTHPDLTVVTVTGVLDLFTVPHLEVELSTAAFGLPLIVDLREVSFCCAECIGLLEVTYEHRAGLGDPLSRNGVAVLTGQRAVLRPLQLLGVDRKLIVATTMERARAWLGLPEQPAMAAEPQ comes from the coding sequence GTGAACGACCACGCCCGGTCCGCGCCGCGCCAGTACTTGCGCGGACGGACACGCAGCTTCACGAACGTGGTCGTGCCCGGCCGCAGCACCCGCACCTTCGGCCGACCGGTGAAGGCGGTGCTGGTAGCAGCGGACATTCAAAACCCCCGTGAGGGGGGTATCCGCATGACCGAACACAGCAACACCCACATCGTCACCCATACCCATCCCGACCTCACCGTGGTGACCGTTACCGGTGTGCTCGATCTGTTCACCGTCCCGCACCTGGAAGTGGAACTGTCCACCGCTGCCTTCGGGCTGCCGCTGATCGTGGACCTGCGGGAGGTGTCGTTCTGCTGCGCAGAATGCATCGGTTTACTAGAGGTCACCTACGAACATCGCGCTGGACTCGGTGATCCACTGAGCCGCAACGGTGTTGCGGTGCTGACCGGACAGCGGGCTGTTCTGCGGCCGCTGCAACTGCTCGGCGTGGACCGGAAACTGATCGTGGCCACCACCATGGAGCGAGCGCGAGCCTGGCTCGGACTGCCCGAACAGCCGGCGATGGCGGCCGAACCGCAGTAG